Proteins encoded in a region of the Fusarium keratoplasticum isolate Fu6.1 chromosome 13, whole genome shotgun sequence genome:
- a CDS encoding ABC transporter CDR4, whose product MDGRNSNDSRGDSLGAVEETDLEDLRRLATDLDARTTPALAPNSFYDQRDPRLDPTKPQFDPYRWAQMVLSSMDESIIDVQRQAVAFSNIRVSGAGNSVQYQETVVSSLRVPFVKAARAFFGRRPTARRRILHGFNGLLLSGELLLVLGRPGSGCSTFLKTISGHLGGLTLEPESNIRYRGLSFEDMIQHHRGEVCYNQEVDKHFPHLTVGETLSFAAAARAPRHRPHGLSRSEFIDVVVNVILAVFGLKNTRHTKVGDNFVRGVSGGERKRVSIAEMFLARARIGAWDNSTRGLDAASALQFVKALRLSADMGKTCHAVAAYQSSQSMYDLFDKVVILYEGHEIYYGPRDRAVDYFEEMGWKRDPQQVVSDFLTAITNPGERQPFPGMEEKVPRTATEFADYWKRSRDFQELRSQIERFELENPTDGEGAKQYHTHHVRQQAKHTRPTSPYLLSIPMQIRLCLRRAYQRLRNDVPTALSTVVVQIVLSLIIGSIFFNSPNTSSAFFQRGAVIFFAVLMNALITINEIMQLYSQRPIVEKQAGYAFVHPFTEALASVLIDLPIKLIRCSVFSLVLYFMTNLRRDPAQFFIFYLFLVTAILTMSAIFRSLAAVTKTVGQAMMLAGIIVIVIVVYTGFTLPQTYMRPWFSWIKWINPIFYAFEALVSNEFHGREFECAAFIPPYGSGDSFICEAVGSVPGQRFISGDNFIEHNYGYTHAHLWRNYGILTAFMVAFHCFYLVATEYVRTGQSKAEALVFRPGRAPPQFLQSDGEALPKTGTISSVSQDDRTMPLPKHTDTLTWRGVNYDIPVKEGTKRLLDNVNGWVKPGTLTALMGVSGAGKTTLLDVLAQRVPIGVVEGHVLINGKLLTHGLPRRTGYVQQQDLHLETTTVREALRFSAVLRQPQSASREEKYDYVEQVIQLLGMEDFAEAVVGSQGEGLNVEQRKLLSIGVELSAKPTLLIFLDEPTSGLDSQSSPSNHSSAKRPPLPDLRSSTFPGAGGKTVYFGDIGAQSKTLLNYFARNGARRCGAQENPAEYILDVVAGEDDILVNWVEQWNNSPELREVLAELTRLESSAESTDDETSTMEHLDAEFALPLHSQLRYVALRAFQQYYRQPEYIFAKLLLGLLSGLFIGFSFWKTDHTQQGFQNALFSVFLLCTIFSTLVNQVMPKFVSQRSLYEVRERPSRVYSWKVFILSQVLVEIPWQLFVGVCAWASFYFAVFGSSSDAETRGLILLFVVQFYIYAASMAQMVIAAISDATLAAMLATLMFGMSFVFNGVMQPPDALPGFWTFMYRVSPFTYFK is encoded by the exons CGGTGCAGGGAACTCGGTGCAGTACCAAGAAACTGTCGTCTCTAGCCTACGAGTTCCGTTCGTCAAGGCCGCCCGCGCATTCTTCGGTCGCAGGCCAACCGCCCGACGACGCATTCTCCATGGCTTCAATGGTCTCCTGCTGAGCGGTGAGCTTTTGCTAGTCCTGGGTCGCCCCGGCAGTGGTTGTTCTACCTTCCTCAAGACCATTAGCGGGCACCTAGGGGGCCTCACACTCGAGCCCGAAAGCAACATCCGCTACCGGGGTCTCAGCTTCGAGGACATGATCCAGCACCATCGTGGGGAAGTGTGTTACAACCAGGAGGTTGACAAGCACTTCCCTCATCTGACTGTGGGGGAAACGCTGTCTTTTGCCGCAGCTGCGAGAGCCCCACGCCATCGTCCCCACGGTCTGTCCCGATCCGAGTTCATTGACGTGGTCGTCAATGTCATTCTGGCCGTGTTTGGGCTGAAGAATACCCGTCACACAAAAGTTGGAGACAATTTCGTGCGAGGCGTCAGCGGTGGAGAGCGCAAGCGAGTCAGTATTGCCGAGATGTTTCTTGCCAGAGCTCGCATTGGAGCCTGGGACAACAGCACACGAGGGCTGGACGCTGCATCTGCTCTGCAGTTCGTCAAGGCTTTACGTCTCTCGGCGGATATGGGCAAGACTTGTCATGCTGTTGCGGCCTACCAATCCTCTCAGTCCATGTACGACCTATTCGACAAGGTCGTGATCCTATACGAAGGTCATGAAATCTACTATGGTCCTCGTGATCGTGCAGTCGACTACtttgaagagatgggctgGAAACGCGATCCTCAGCAGGTTGTTTCGGACTTTCTAACCGCCATCACCAATCCGGGAGAGCGACAACCCTTTCCAGGCATGGAAGAGAAGGTCCCACGCACTGCAACGGAGTTTGCAGATTACTGGAAGCGGAGTCGGGATTTCCAAGAGCTCAGATCACAGATTGAGAGGTTCGAGTTAGAAAATCCAACGGATGGAGAGGGCGCCAAACAGTACCATACACACCACGTCAGGCAACAAGCCAAACACACGAGGCCTACCAGTCCCTAtctcctctccatcccaaTGCAGATTCGACTCTGCCTTCGAAGAGCATATCAACGACTACGGAACGATGTCCCTACGGCCCTATCCACAGTGGTTGTACAGATTGTGCTTTCCTTGATCATCGGGTCCATCTTCTTTAACTCGCCCAACACCAGCAGTGCCTTCTTCCAGAGAGGCGCCGTGATTTTCTTCGCCGTGCTCATGAATGCTTTGATCACAATCAACGAAATCATGCAGCTATACAGCCAGCGACCGATAGTGGAGAAGCAAGCGGGTTACGCCTTTGTACACCCCTTCACCGAGGCTCTCGCCAGTGTCCTCATCGACCTGCCAATCAAGCTTATACGGTGTTCCGTCTTTAGCCTTGTCCTGTACTTCATGACAAACCTACGGCGGGACCCAGCCCAATTCTTCATTTTTTATCTCTTTCTGGTCactgccatcttgacaatgtcggcaATCTTTCGCagcctcgccgccgtcaccaAGACTGTGGGCCAGGCCATGATGTTAGCTGggatcatcgtcatcgtcatcgtggTGTACACCGGCTTCACCCTGCCCCAGACCTACATGCGTCCTTGGTTCTCTTGGATTAAGTGGATCAATCCCATCTTTTACGCTTTCGAAGCCCTGGTCAGCAATGAGTTTCATGGCCGGGAGTTCGAATGTGCAGCGTTTATCCCACCGTATGGATCGGGTGATTCGTTCATCTGTGAAGCCGTCGGTTCAGTCCCTGGTCAGCGGTTCATCTCTGGAGACAACTTTATCGAACACAATTATGGCTACACTCACGCACACCTTTGGCGAAACTACGGAATCTTAACTGCCTTCATGGTAGCTTTCCATTGTTTCTACCTGGTTGCCACAGAATACGTGAGGACTGGACAGTCCAAGGCCGAAGCGTTGGTGTTTCGTCCTGGGCGCGCTCCCCCTCAATTTCTCCAAAGTGATGGTGAAGCCCTTCCAAAAACTGGAACCATAAGCTCTGTATCTCAGGATGACCGAACCATGCCGTTACCCAAGCACACCGACACGCTCACGTGGAGAGGTGTCAACTACGATATTCCCGTCAAAGAGGGCACGAAGCGACTCCTGGACAACGTGAACGGTTGGGTCAAGCCAGGTACTTTGACCGCGCTGATGGGAGTATCAGGTGCTGGCAAAACCACTCTTCTAGATGTCCTCGCTCAGAGGGTTCCCATCGGCGTGGTTGAGGGTCACGTTCTCATCAATGGAAAGCTCCTTACCCATGGACTCCCCAGAAGGACCGGCTACGTCCAGCAGCAAGATCTACATCTTGAGACAACCACCGTACGTGAAGCCCTCCGCTTCAGCGCAGTTCTACGACAGCCCCAGTCAGCTTCTAGAGAAGAGAAGTATGACTACGTGGAGCAAGTCATCCAACTACTAGGAATGGAAGACTTTGCCGAGGCTGTGGTAGGCTCACAAGGAGAGGGCTTAAATGTCGAGCAACGGAAGCTTTTGAGTATCGGCGTGGAGCTCTCGGCGAAACCCACTTTACTCATATTCCTAGATGAGCCTACAAGCGGTCTTGACTCTCAGAGCTC TCCTAGCAACCATTCATCAGCCAAGcgccctcctcttccagacCTTCGATCGTCTACTTTTCCTGGCGCGGGCGGCAAGACCGTGTACTTTGGCGATATCGGAGCACAGTCAAAGACTCTACTCAACTACTTTGCCCGCAACGGTGCGAGACGATGCGGGGCACAGGAGAACCCTGCAGAGTATATCCTTGACGTCGTTGCCGGGGAGGATGACATCTTGGTCAACTGGGTCGAACAGTGGAACAACAGCCCTGAGCTACGAGAAGTTCTTGCCGAGCTCACGCGCCTCGAAAGCTCGGCTGAATCGACTGATGACGAAACTTCCACCATGGAGCATCTGGACGCCGAATTTGCTTTGCCCTTACATAGTCAGCTTCGTTATGTCGCTCTCCGTGCCTTCCAACAGTACTACCGGCAACCCGAGTACATATTCGCTAAGCTCCTATTAGGCTTGCTTTCTGGTCTCTTCATCGGCTTTTCGTTCTGGAAAACCGATCACACGCAGCAAGGCTTTCAAAACGCTCTCTTCAGCGTCTTCCTGCTTTgcaccatcttctcaacTCTTGTCAACCAGGTGATGCCCAAGTTTGTTTCCCAGCGCTCTCTCTATGAGGTTCGGGAGCGGCCATCTCGGGTGTACTCGTGGAAGGTTTTTATCCTATCACAGGTACTGGTTGAGATCCCATGGCAGCTTTTCGTTGGAGTCTGTGCTTGGGCATCGTTCTACTTCGCCGTGTTTGGCTCGAGCTCAGATGCGGAAACCCGGGGGCTTATCCTGCTCTTCGTCGTCCAGTTCTACATCTACGCCGCCAGCATGGCTCAAATGGtcatcgccgccatctcAGACGCCACTTTGGCAGCTATGTTAGCTACCTTGATGTTTGGCATGTCGTTCGTCTTCAACGGTGTGATGCAACCACCCGATGCACTACCTGGGTTCTGGACATTCATGTACCGTGTCTCTCCCTTTACCTATTTC AAATGA